A genome region from Nitrospira sp. includes the following:
- a CDS encoding nucleoside hydrolase: MQRPSPTKVILDTDPGVDDALAILLALASPELEVVGITTVCGNVPVGQATKNLFRVLNLVKTPPGLLVGQGAARPLEEDLVMATQVHGSDGLGELDAVLTAEGALRYPQVRLPSVLSTAQDVWSECVRRYPDEVTLITLGPLTNVALGLKVNPLTVQKFRSVIVMGGAIGVPGNIAPAAEFNMYVDPHAAHRVFQASLPLTLVPLDVTTRVAVTRERLTTWAAESCDPLGRITTDMTRKAFEFAETVEGHGLFYFHDPLAVLAAADSSLLKVEPFHVAVEMVGRVSRGMTVADRRLRRPEEKMSPNMRVAVDVDVDRALRLLRSRLCPWS, from the coding sequence ATGCAGAGACCTTCGCCCACGAAAGTGATTCTCGATACCGATCCCGGAGTCGATGACGCTCTGGCGATCCTGCTGGCGTTGGCCTCGCCGGAATTGGAGGTGGTGGGGATCACGACCGTGTGCGGTAACGTGCCTGTGGGACAGGCGACGAAGAATTTGTTCCGCGTCCTGAATCTCGTGAAGACGCCGCCGGGGTTGTTGGTCGGACAGGGAGCGGCGCGGCCCCTGGAGGAAGATCTTGTGATGGCGACCCAGGTTCACGGAAGCGATGGGCTTGGTGAATTGGACGCTGTGCTGACCGCGGAGGGCGCGCTACGCTACCCTCAAGTCCGCTTGCCGTCTGTGCTCTCGACCGCGCAGGATGTCTGGAGTGAATGTGTTCGTCGATACCCCGATGAGGTCACGTTGATCACGTTGGGCCCACTGACGAATGTGGCCTTGGGACTGAAAGTGAACCCCCTGACGGTTCAGAAGTTCCGTTCGGTCATCGTGATGGGTGGGGCGATCGGCGTCCCCGGCAATATTGCGCCGGCAGCAGAATTCAATATGTATGTGGATCCGCATGCGGCCCATCGGGTGTTTCAGGCGTCGCTTCCCTTGACCCTTGTTCCGCTCGATGTGACGACCCGTGTTGCGGTGACACGCGAGCGCCTGACGACCTGGGCCGCTGAGTCGTGTGACCCGCTTGGTCGAATCACAACTGATATGACGCGCAAGGCATTCGAATTTGCTGAAACGGTTGAAGGCCATGGGCTCTTCTATTTTCACGATCCGTTGGCCGTTCTGGCTGCCGCGGATTCGTCTTTGTTGAAGGTGGAGCCATTCCATGTGGCGGTTGAAATGGTTGGGCGTGTGTCTCGCGGGATGACGGTGGCGGATCGACGCCTACGCAGGCCGGAGGAGAAGATGAGCCCGAATATGCGCGTGGCCGTTGATGTCGATGTTGATCGGGCGCTGCGTCTCTTGCGCAGCCGGCTATGTCCATGGTCCTAG
- the rbsK gene encoding ribokinase, translated as MSMVLVVGSSNIDLVASVDRLPNRGETVLGYHFAQSFGGKGANQAVAAARAGGDVTFLSMLGADANGLLIEQHLATQRLSRPVLLRDAEAPTGVAMILVDHNGENQIVVVPGSNGRLTPAAVQQHCELMVGVRVLLVQMEIPLETVREALSLAKAHGLTTILNPAPAAPLPSDLLQLVDVLTPNETEAHALSGSSDPAEAARILTGRGVGTVVVTCGAAGALMIGGHEATRIPGYVVESIDSTGAGDAFNGVLACAMAEGASITSAIERANAAGALATTGRGAQESLPTKDDIERLCRSQATRMETA; from the coding sequence ATGTCCATGGTCCTAGTGGTCGGGTCCAGCAATATCGATCTGGTGGCGTCGGTCGATCGTCTGCCGAACCGAGGGGAAACCGTCCTCGGGTACCATTTTGCCCAATCATTCGGTGGCAAAGGTGCCAACCAGGCCGTAGCGGCAGCCCGCGCCGGCGGGGACGTGACATTTCTCAGTATGCTGGGGGCAGACGCCAATGGACTGTTGATCGAACAGCACTTGGCCACGCAGAGGCTGTCACGCCCGGTCCTTCTTCGCGATGCCGAAGCTCCTACCGGAGTGGCGATGATTCTCGTGGATCACAATGGCGAGAATCAGATCGTGGTTGTGCCAGGGAGTAATGGGCGTCTTACGCCCGCCGCTGTGCAGCAGCATTGTGAGTTGATGGTTGGAGTACGGGTACTGCTGGTTCAAATGGAAATTCCGCTGGAGACCGTTCGTGAGGCGTTGAGCCTGGCCAAGGCACATGGTCTCACCACGATTCTCAATCCAGCTCCTGCCGCTCCGCTACCATCGGATCTCCTGCAATTGGTGGATGTTCTCACGCCCAACGAAACCGAAGCGCATGCGTTGAGCGGTTCGTCGGATCCTGCGGAGGCGGCACGGATTCTGACTGGTCGTGGAGTCGGCACCGTGGTTGTGACCTGTGGCGCAGCGGGGGCGTTGATGATCGGTGGGCACGAAGCAACTCGTATTCCCGGTTATGTGGTCGAGTCGATTGATTCGACGGGTGCCGGCGATGCGTTTAACGGTGTCTTGGCCTGTGCGATGGCTGAAGGGGCATCGATCACGAGCGCAATAGAGAGGGCCAATGCGGCCGGTGCGTTGGCTACGACGGGACGTGGGGCGCAGGAGTCGC